Proteins from a genomic interval of Pseudomonas anuradhapurensis:
- the trbL gene encoding P-type conjugative transfer protein TrbL codes for MERRLLLFIALASMLLAGNAMAATDLSHADTSVQGLLDLVLQQSHQWSGKLYDYAIRLFWLLATIQFIWTVMPLVMKQADLGEIVGELLRFIIVIGFFLAVMTYSVEWSTAIVDSFRDAAASASGLGRALEPGDMLAIALDFGRTMVKGISVFSPGKGVLIAVCAVLVLACFAFIAAFMFVTLVEAYVIINASVLFYGFGGSQWTRDFAIAPMRFTVAIGAKLFVLTLIVGLIVQSAKEWLAAYTNDEASLMTMVGLALVCCYLTKTIPDLIGGMISGTSMGGGSAIGGMAVAGAAGAAAAAATIATAGAAAPAAGALGASGTSVAAGASGAGGGLATSINSSFAGAPAATASSGSATAGIGTSIGGQAAAKGAAASGARVGGSAAPQQTASSAKQANEPAGKNVLGSNDKDQQATQRESVVSSGNALSQAANGGAKALGVMASMAVPGMENAYSFSLGAGSSSPASDESSTTVPTHSGDAAEAESNLIRPASESNSILGQLTSLNVSGTTSSNDQPEKQP; via the coding sequence ATGGAACGTCGCCTGCTCTTATTTATTGCTTTAGCAAGCATGCTCTTGGCCGGAAATGCTATGGCTGCAACAGACCTGTCCCATGCCGACACCTCGGTTCAGGGCCTGCTAGATCTCGTTTTGCAGCAGTCTCACCAGTGGTCAGGAAAGCTGTACGACTACGCCATAAGATTATTTTGGCTGCTCGCCACTATCCAATTTATCTGGACGGTTATGCCTCTGGTCATGAAACAAGCTGATTTGGGCGAGATAGTCGGAGAGCTGCTGCGCTTCATCATAGTGATCGGTTTCTTCCTGGCGGTAATGACCTACTCCGTGGAATGGTCGACAGCCATTGTTGACAGCTTCCGCGACGCGGCCGCATCAGCGAGCGGTCTTGGCCGAGCGTTAGAACCCGGCGATATGCTCGCGATAGCCCTGGACTTCGGCCGCACTATGGTGAAGGGCATTTCAGTGTTCTCTCCGGGCAAAGGAGTTCTGATCGCAGTATGCGCGGTACTGGTCTTGGCGTGCTTCGCCTTTATCGCAGCGTTTATGTTTGTGACGCTCGTAGAGGCCTACGTAATCATCAACGCGTCAGTGTTGTTCTACGGTTTTGGTGGCTCGCAATGGACACGCGATTTCGCGATTGCTCCCATGCGGTTCACCGTGGCAATCGGCGCCAAGTTGTTCGTCTTGACTCTGATCGTCGGGCTGATCGTACAGTCGGCCAAAGAATGGTTAGCTGCCTACACCAACGACGAAGCCTCATTGATGACAATGGTCGGTTTAGCCTTGGTGTGCTGCTACCTGACGAAGACGATTCCTGACCTAATCGGCGGCATGATTAGCGGTACATCAATGGGCGGCGGCTCGGCCATTGGTGGAATGGCAGTGGCTGGTGCTGCCGGGGCGGCAGCTGCTGCGGCCACTATCGCCACGGCTGGGGCTGCCGCTCCTGCTGCTGGTGCTCTCGGTGCTTCTGGGACTAGCGTTGCCGCCGGTGCCAGTGGGGCTGGCGGCGGTCTGGCAACTTCGATCAACTCCAGCTTTGCCGGTGCGCCTGCGGCGACCGCCTCCAGCGGCAGTGCAACCGCTGGCATCGGTACAAGTATTGGCGGACAAGCAGCTGCCAAAGGAGCAGCGGCTTCCGGTGCTCGAGTAGGCGGCAGCGCGGCCCCACAGCAAACGGCAAGCAGCGCTAAGCAGGCCAACGAGCCGGCTGGAAAAAACGTCCTGGGCAGCAATGACAAAGACCAACAAGCGACACAGCGAGAAAGCGTTGTCAGCTCCGGCAACGCACTTTCCCAAGCAGCAAATGGCGGAGCAAAGGCACTCGGAGTGATGGCCTCAATGGCCGTGCCGGGCATGGAGAACGCGTACTCTTTTTCTCTCGGTGCCGGCTCTTCGTCCCCCGCTTCTGATGAGTCCAGTACAACCGTTCCGACCCATAGCGGAGATGCTGCAGAAGCAGAATCCAACCTTATTCGTCCGGCCTCTGAAAGCAATTCCATACTCGGCCAACTGACATCGCTAAATGTGTCAGGAACGACCTCAAGCAACGACCAACCGGAGAAACAACCATGA
- the trbJ gene encoding P-type conjugative transfer protein TrbJ, whose protein sequence is MDQESGTPLAYASRKSGRKLRLAIAMASTFVGVGIYTAPSPAYAIYCANCSTFYQQMFEYAEQVNTALNTAQQLQTQIQQYQNMVTQGTGLPDSMFGSIAADLKSVINIYQRSQALGRQIENMDAQFNTAFPGFESYLQQAANSVETPTRDRYKKWSEQGRDNAKIAMEAANINTSTFQSEDALLNQIVARSQSAAGRMQAMQAGNEIASQNVQQLQKLRDLVATQINMQGNYMAQQGDRKAASEAAEQQFESRESKRGGVKGY, encoded by the coding sequence ATGGATCAGGAATCAGGGACCCCCTTGGCTTATGCCTCGCGAAAGTCAGGTCGAAAATTAAGGCTTGCTATCGCGATGGCAAGCACATTCGTCGGAGTGGGTATTTACACTGCGCCCTCCCCTGCTTACGCCATCTATTGCGCAAATTGCTCGACGTTCTATCAACAGATGTTCGAGTATGCCGAACAAGTCAACACGGCACTAAACACAGCCCAGCAACTTCAAACTCAAATACAGCAGTATCAGAACATGGTCACACAAGGCACTGGCCTACCCGATTCGATGTTCGGGAGCATCGCTGCCGACCTTAAAAGTGTGATCAATATCTATCAACGTTCGCAGGCGTTGGGCCGTCAAATTGAGAACATGGATGCGCAGTTCAATACTGCATTTCCAGGCTTCGAATCCTACCTTCAACAAGCGGCAAACTCCGTAGAAACTCCAACGCGAGATCGTTATAAAAAATGGTCGGAGCAAGGACGCGACAACGCCAAAATAGCTATGGAAGCGGCGAACATCAACACCAGCACTTTCCAGTCAGAAGATGCTCTGCTCAACCAAATAGTGGCACGTTCGCAAAGTGCCGCAGGACGGATGCAAGCCATGCAGGCGGGCAATGAAATAGCTTCGCAGAACGTGCAGCAACTCCAAAAGCTGCGTGATCTGGTGGCCACGCAAATCAATATGCAGGGTAATTACATGGCTCAGCAAGGCGACCGAAAAGCCGCTAGCGAAGCAGCCGAGCAGCAATTTGAATCGCGTGAAAGTAAACGCGGCGGTGTGAAGGGGTACTGA
- a CDS encoding plasmid mobilization protein translates to MKKDRTPKGEGERPRREVPPIKVFVTDDEKAELSRRAASCGLSSAAFMRAAGLNHPVKARADLEAIGELVKLNGDLGRVAGLLKLWLAEKRGQGASAVEVERMMIEFRELQQGIREKMSCIVSARR, encoded by the coding sequence ATGAAGAAAGACAGGACACCAAAAGGTGAGGGTGAGCGGCCGCGCCGCGAGGTGCCTCCAATCAAGGTTTTTGTGACTGATGACGAGAAAGCAGAGTTGTCCAGGCGAGCAGCGTCGTGCGGTTTATCCAGTGCCGCTTTCATGAGAGCTGCCGGCCTGAATCACCCTGTAAAAGCGCGGGCCGATCTTGAAGCGATTGGCGAGCTGGTGAAGCTGAACGGCGACCTTGGTCGAGTCGCTGGCTTATTAAAGCTCTGGCTCGCGGAAAAGCGTGGCCAAGGAGCGAGTGCCGTTGAGGTCGAGCGTATGATGATTGAGTTTCGCGAGTTGCAGCAGGGCATTCGGGAAAAAATGAGCTGCATCGTCTCTGCTCGAAGGTAG
- a CDS encoding replication protein — protein MYHDSTRSGFFSLLVDSRGGKRQFSHRLADMPKVLSLLDKKVDTWISQAEFIRPNRRVVNLLRLGLLFADLDTYRVPELASRKPDELAASVLFLCADAGLPAPSILIYSGRGIQAKWLLEGTIPRQALPRWNACQRYLVDRLAHVGADPMAKDASRVLRTVETVNSKSGEVCRVVHVQAGTDGQPIRYNFEYLAETLLPAARWTIEQHRQEQAESRTKKKPFLLVPGGKADNLRGFSGRQLAWDRLEDLRKLAELRGGVGEGSRMQHLFWRLNFLLLSGATNSKQMYHEAAALARELDPQWNSRSKELMTLFSKAKAYEAGEKVTFGGKDFTPLYTPKNDTLIDLFRITTEEQRQLKTIVSQAEAAERHRKRADAPPVR, from the coding sequence ATGTATCACGATAGTACTAGGAGCGGTTTTTTCTCGTTGCTCGTCGATTCTCGTGGTGGAAAACGGCAGTTCTCTCATCGCTTGGCCGACATGCCGAAGGTGCTCAGTCTGTTGGACAAAAAGGTTGACACTTGGATTTCGCAGGCTGAGTTCATCCGGCCCAATCGGCGCGTCGTCAATCTATTGCGGCTGGGCCTGCTGTTCGCTGACCTCGATACCTACCGCGTGCCCGAGTTGGCCAGCCGCAAGCCCGACGAGCTGGCCGCCTCCGTGCTGTTCCTTTGCGCCGACGCGGGGTTGCCCGCGCCCTCGATACTGATCTACAGCGGCCGTGGCATACAAGCCAAATGGCTGCTGGAGGGCACGATACCTCGGCAAGCCTTACCCCGCTGGAACGCCTGCCAACGTTACCTTGTAGATCGCCTTGCTCACGTAGGCGCCGACCCCATGGCCAAGGACGCTAGCCGCGTGCTGCGCACCGTGGAGACGGTCAACAGCAAGAGCGGCGAGGTCTGCCGTGTGGTTCACGTCCAGGCGGGAACCGATGGCCAGCCAATCCGCTACAACTTCGAGTATCTGGCCGAGACACTGCTACCGGCGGCCCGTTGGACTATCGAGCAGCATCGGCAGGAACAAGCCGAGAGCCGCACCAAGAAAAAGCCTTTCCTTTTGGTGCCCGGAGGCAAAGCCGACAACCTGCGCGGATTCTCAGGTCGACAGCTTGCTTGGGATCGCCTCGAAGACCTGCGCAAGCTGGCCGAGCTGCGCGGCGGCGTCGGAGAAGGCAGCCGGATGCAGCACCTATTCTGGCGGCTCAACTTCCTGCTGCTGTCCGGGGCGACCAACAGCAAGCAGATGTACCACGAAGCCGCTGCGCTGGCCCGCGAACTCGATCCGCAGTGGAACAGCCGTTCCAAGGAACTGATGACACTGTTCAGCAAGGCCAAAGCCTATGAGGCCGGGGAGAAAGTGACCTTTGGCGGCAAGGATTTCACGCCCCTTTACACGCCCAAGAACGATACCCTTATCGACCTGTTCAGGATCACCACCGAGGAACAGCGGCAGCTCAAAACCATTGTCAGCCAAGCCGAAGCCGCAGAACGCCACAGGAAGCGCGCAGACGCGCCGCCGGTGCGGTAG